Part of the Kwoniella pini CBS 10737 chromosome 6, complete sequence genome is shown below.
atgGACCACCATCCAAAGAAGAGAGGACATATCTTAATGCGTAGTAAAGAGCCATTTGTGATGCAGCGAAGAACGCAACTAAATGACAAAGAAGGTTAGAGGTCACTTTTAAAGTAGTTCTCTGGGAATGAAACCACTTACCATCCATTACTACTCTTCCAACATCTCTGCGGGACATTTTGAGTAATATCTCCGGCGATCTAAGGGCTATCTAGTGCAAATGGTGAAGTGATAGATTCTGTCCTATATCTCGAAATGACAACGTTTTGTAAAAAGAATCGATGATGTCGAAAAAGTTAACGCTTTCGGCATCCTTCGAACATCTTCAGCCGGATGAAGCTGTAGAAAGCGGCAAATATAGGCACGAGTCTTTCTGTAACAGTTATGCTTTACTTGGCGCGCCTGTATTTGGCAtgtttgtttgttttgCTTCTGGTGAAGCGCGGCTGCTTTTCCTTtcctgaaattgataaataaGCTGAAAAGCATCTTATAtctataaatcaatatcatttaccTTAAACAAAGCGTAAATTCTCATCACCAGCTCTGCGCAGAAAGTCAGAGTACTTAGGCGAACGACTGAAGATGTCACAACCATTATCAAGTATGATGGGAGGTTTATCATTGAACGGAGGTGGTCCTgcatcaccttctcctgtTGGTAGATCAACAAACAATCATTCTCAAAATCGATTACCTCCagttttaaaaaaatacATGAACCCAGGTTTAGTTAGACCGCCAAATACAGGCTTGATGTCAACCTCATCTAACGGATATGGTGAATCTCAAAGAGGACctttattgaaattagcAGGTATAAACGTTCCTATTCCACCTAAATCAACTACTTCTTCACCAGCTGGTAAGATAAAACAACATACCGCTCATGGATTACATGGTCCAGTACATTCCACTTCTTCAAGAGCATTATCGAGTTCTATCAATCCTAATGTTCCCAAACATCCCATTACTTCACATAATCATACGTCTCATACTTctcaaagtcaaagtaAAGGTTTAGATTTAGGTAGATATGATGGTGGATTGGAAGCTGATCTAGAGGGGAAAGAGATTGTTACTGGTGAATCTGCTAAAATGTTAGAAATGGATAGTGGAAGGTGAGCCATTTCTATCTTGAACGATGCAGTCGCCGAAATTGAAGGGTTGTGAATCCAGCTCTGGGATACCCCTTTCCTTACCAGCATTTCAGATTGGTCGACCACttggtaaaggtaaatttggtAGAGTTTACTTGGCTAGAACAAAAGCACCACCACACTTCATCGTAGCATTAAAATGTCTTCACAAGGCTGAAATCGTACAAGGCAAAGTGGAGAAACAAGTAAGGCGAGAGATTGAGATTCAACAAAACCTAAGGTTTGTTTAGCTTACCTGACTGTCATCAAATCTTACATATAATGACTGATTGTTTGACTTGCATGATAGACATCCAAATATCCTTCGACTATACGGTTACTTTCACGACTCGAAACGGATCTTCTTAGTTTTGGAATTTGCTATGAAAGGTGAACTTTATAAGCAATTGAGTAAACTGGGTAAATTCGATGAAAAGAGGAGTAGCAGGGTAAGCTAGTTGTTGACGGAGGACAATTCCAAGTTAGCTGACTTGTATGCCTCTTTTCCCCAGTATATCGCTCAAATGGCAGACGCATTATCATACTTACACAAGAAACACGTTATGCACAGGGATATCAAGCCTGAAAATTTGTTAATAGGGTTGAAAGGTGAATTGAAGATTGCAGATTTCGGTTGGAGTGTCGTGAGTATATCTGATTGTATTAGTGTAAGATGTTAAGGACTTTCTGATCATCTGTATGATAGCATGCCCCATCGAATCGACGTAATACATTATGCGGTACTCTCGACTATCTTCCCCCTGAGATGatagaaggtaaagaacATACGGCTCAAGTGGACTTATGGGCATTAGGGGTATTGTGTTATGAATTCATAGTTGGAGGTCCACCTTTCGAGGTGAGCCATCAAACACTTACTTCCATTCAGCATATGAGCTGATGAAAAGTACACAGGATATGTCTGGACATGCCGCCACGTATAAAAGAATAAGGAATGTTGATTTGCACATTCCGGATAGTGTTTCACCTGAAGCTGCTGATCTAATCAGACGGGTATGTagcattttgattttgcttGGTCGCACAGCtaatatcatcattgatatttctAGTTATTGCGGTATGTTCCCGAAGATAGACTTGCTCTTTCAGAGGTTTTGGTACATCCTTGGATATTAAAATATCAGAAGAAACGATCAACAGGAGGGATTAGGGAATCATAAGGTCGTTGTAGATATTGACATATGGACGATGCGTTTTTTATTGGATTTACCGGATTCTATACTTATCTTTGAAGATTGTCTGCCAGAAACTTGATCATAATCTATTTCCGTATAATCATATACATGTGTACAAAATGTAACGTTGATTCAATTAGTGACCGCACAAGCATGTGTGTTGAATAAGGGATCTGACAAAGCTAAGGTGCTGATGTTCAATGACTTCATATTCCATATCAAGTCAACAATACTTTTCGATCGAATCGTGTGGTACCATGTCGTTACTCAGAGAGACCAACTTCCAAGTAGAGGTATCTTTTCTGAGCCTACATTAGATCAGATCAGGCTTTCAAAACAGGGGAAGGGGTCACCAACTTACACTTGAGACGCAATTGATGGGACATTGGGTCATGTTCGAAGAAAGGCTCCTACACCTTGAAGATGTTAGTGATAACATACGGCGAGCGTCGGAAGAGCGTCATTGCCTTGAGATATCTTTTGATGTTGGGCTCGTCTTGGCGGAAAAGTACGAGTAGGACGGAGCAATTTGCGGAGACTACACATGCTTGGACAGTGGATATGGCGAATAGAGTCATGAATGTAAACGAATGAGAGCTGCACTCTTGTGGCGTTGCCATATGATCTCAATGGAGTGCATATTTTTTTACTCCGAGACGTCGATATTTTGGTCCGCACCGTCATATCCGTGCCACTTTGCTTCCATATCTTATGACCTAGTCCTCTGTACGCACGAGAAAGTCAATTATATCGTCTGTGCGGGTTTCCCAAAAATCCGCATTAACTTTGTATTGTTAAGTGGTCCGTGCTATTCTGATCGGATTGAGTCTTATGATGTTGATCCAGGCTACTTGGGCCCAGATTTACTCATATTTAATGATCATGCTGTACAATACTTGAAGCCAAACAAATATTGACTTCTTAATCATCTCGGAACAAAGACACGATCTTGATACAGGATGACACCACAAATTTCTCCTGAAACAGAGCTTAACGCACTAAATTCCTTCATTCTTCCTGCTCTACCAGACCTCATATTACCTCCTTTACCACCGATCTCTAATGAATCActtcaatcaatcttatTCGATCATATGCCATCTTGTAAAATGACCACTAAGCTTTGGGCTAAGAAAGGAAACGCAAGTGTGATCGTACTGGGTGACTCTAAGATTAGTTTTGATGATCTAGTTTACATTGGAGCAACTCTTCTAGGTATAATAAGGTCTTGCGCATCTTCTCGTTCTCATGGAAGCTAACGTTCATTACTTAGGAACTGTGGTCGTAGTGTTTCTTCAAGATGAATATCCTGCTTTTAGTGAAGGAATCGCATCAGTAAGTTGCATCAATCCGTGTCCAgctttcaaattcaataatatgTCGAGTACAGATTATCAAGAAGCACCTAAGATGTAGTCAAACTATATCACAAATATCGGTTGGATATAATCTTTATACAGAGTTCAAATTCGACCACGACCCTTCCTTAGAATTCGATATGAAATGTCTTCAGATGACTCAAGCTTCCATATTCAAGGGGTACATCGGCGCattatatcaatcaatagTCCAGACGAATCTCAGTAGTCAACCACTTCTCCTTCACTCTCCAGTGTCTGTCCGCTCTTCGAACAATCCAAGCTACATATCGGCAACAGATTCCCCATCAACGAATCGCGGAGAAGCTTTCGAATATGTTTATGAATTTCTCAAACCGTtattatttcaattaaCAAAATTTACTATTGATCAACTAAAATTCGAAGCACTAAGAATACAAGCAATATATCCTAAATATTTCCCTCGAGTATATCCAATCTCACCTGAATGGGCATTAGAAGATCTCAAGTcaaatttaggtaaattcaatttacaTACTTCTGGGAAGATTGTAGGATCAAAAGCGAAATACGAATCCACAAAAATTGAAGGCAATTGGGCGATTATACCCTGGAAAGTAATTTGTGAAGCTAAAGATCTGGATGGAAAGATATGGTAAATTCTTCGAAGATCCTGAGTTTCAACCAGATTTTATAGTTAGAAAGCTGACTTTCGGATGAATCGGTGCTATAGGTCAGCAGAAGCGATTAGATTCAATAAGCGATTAGCGGCTAATGTGGCTGCTAGGAAAGTATGTGTGGCTATAGGTATTataaaagaaggtgaacAGGTCTGATTTCTTCGATTAAGGAGAGATATGATGTAGAACAGACTTGACAGAGAAGAATGTCTTTATGACCAATCGAGAAAATTTGAACTCGATCTTATCATCTGTTTATTCTATGTAAACTACATTTTTAGGTCCGGATGAGTCGAGAAAGCGGTTGGAATACAGCATCTGAAACCGCCACACATAGTCGCTGGGATGCGACGCCATAATCGAAAGGCGGTGAAGCAGCACTTCGAAGAGGAACCGTGCATCTCTTGATCATACTTCGTAGACTTGCTGAGACTGGCTTCAGCTTTGTTCGTGAGCCTGGATGTTCTTCTTGCTGTCACCTCacttttttcttcttcttacaAATCCCAAAACCTCTCTCCATATCGCTTAAGCCATAATATCAACATCTCTTAAcaatcttgatcttctgaAGATGCGATACCAAGTTTCTGAAAACGGTAATAATTCCTTATTCTCATTCGTTCTTCCCCCTCTTCCTAAAtttcctttacctcctcTTCCAAATATCAAAGACCAACATCTATATAGACAAGTAATCACTCATGTATCTGTTCAACAATTGAACAGACGAAGCGTGATGGCTTTGGCTAAGCCTGATGACGATCACGAGAAAGCGGTCGATTACGAGAAATTAGAACATGTCGGTGATGGATTATTAGGTCAGTCAGCTAAACAATCCCTCACTTTCGTATCAATATGAGGCAGACTGAAAGCTGACATGTATTCCTGACAGAGTCAATCGCTTCTGGtttgataaatgatatGTACCCCTGGTTAAGACAGGGCGGAGCAGCCGTAAGTCCCCCAAGCTTGCCTACAATCCAAATCGAGTATACGAATATCTTGTCGTTTGGAGCGACCCGAAAAACCGCTTGTCCCCTCTTAAGCTGCAGGACTGAGTAGCATTGACTTACTGAGCTGTCCTGACAACTGAGTGTCTTGTTTCGTAGATCATCCGAGATCATCTGGTTTCTAATGCTACTTTGGCTCAAATATCAGTTTTCTACAACCTTCCTCAGCTAATCAATGCTCGAGAGGAGTCTCTTGAATACGTTCGATCATCTGAAAAGATCCAAGCGTCAGTGTTGGAAGCTTGGATTGCAGGAGTCTTTTATAGCTACCTGAGTCACGGTCCTGGCAGTCATTTATTCATTGACGAAGAAGGTGTCattgaatatcaagaagGTGTACCTCCCAACAACGAAGATCTAGAATCAACAAGTCAAGACGACACAACATTGAATAAGGACGAAGAGCTGGTAGAAGGTATCGAAGAAGccaattttgatgataatgctCCAAAGGGTCTCCAACCTGCAATTGAGCCTAAAATATTTACGCCACAAGTAGATAAAAGCTCGTTCATCGATTTGACTGGTTCTAATAAGATTGGTAGTGTACCTAAAGTCTCCCATATCACTGATTTGGAAGACATGATTAGTGTGATGATGACGACCGCGATCACTACTGCAACTAGCAAGACTTCCCTTACATCAGCTGTAGTGAAACCCTTGTCGGGCGATGCCAAATCGATGGAAGATAGTCAACAGATTCACTCggaatcatcttcaagtgCCATTCAACGATCAAATTCCCACACCCCTGCAGCTACCATAGGCTCAAAAATCAGTACACAGCTAAAAGAAACCACCAATCACCTAACAGTCACATCGAGCAAGTCTAACATGCCAGCAAAACGGACCAAAGGTCAAGCATATGATTATCTAATTTCATGGCTTGTCCCCCTTCTCACACCGTGCTGTGAATGGATATACGCAACATTATTGGAAGAACAAACCAAGATATTGATCGAACTTCCAGCTGGAAATgtaaaattgatcatacctgaagaatggaaagatgaagatcgAAAATCAGTAGGTATGCCTCAAGCTTTATCACAGCATCCATGGATTAGAGGATCAGGTTCCAGGCCGTCTTACGTCAAACAACCGATGCCAGGACAGAGATGGAAAGTCGTCTGTACAGCTATTGATCTAGATGGGGAAAAATGGCAAGTCCCTTACCTCTGCAGCTCGGCTTTGATGCGAGAAAAGGCTAATGTATTTGTAGGATTGGCGAAGGTATCAGGAATACCGCTCAAAGCGCGAAGAACGTAGCTGCGTGGATGGTGTATAGGCAATTAGGTCAATGAGACAAATGCGTTGGGTTAGTCAAGGGTGCTGATATAATTATAGTCAATGAGGGACACCTTTGTAGCACGTAAATAGCAAGTTAGACTTCTCACAAATCATTATATATCGTTATTTCACCCATGAAAAGGTTATCCCGTCAATCAACCTGGGTTCACCTCAATTCCGCTATTGCCTTCTTCCAACGTTCAGCCCTTGCGATCCTTCCTAAGCCTTCTTCAACTCCGATCATCCCTTCCAATGCACTTGTTCTAAGCGTTTTAATTCTCATTATCCAAGTTTCGTCGATTTCCCTCCAAATATTCTTGTTCGTCAAATCCGGATTAATCAAGTTTTCATCTTGCGATGTCATATgtatatctttctttctcttcataCGCTTTAAGACATTCTTACAATCTGTATCGACAATACCAAATTCCACTTCAGCCTTGATATAATCCGGTATTTTCTGCTCTAAGTATGTCTGACCTAGCTCAATCcgaatttcatcaattgcaATCACCTTTCCAGTCCTTTCATCATGTGATTTTCGCTCTGTGACAATATCGTCTGGTTGCTTGTCAGAGGCCTTTGTTATGAAAGATGGTAGAGTCGAAACCAATAAGTGTATCTTCGCTTCTAATAGTTGGATTTTTTGTTCTGCGGGAATTGGGTTAGGTGACTTCAGAATAGTGTCAATTGTGTTTAGACTGAGGAAAGGGGATGTCAGAATTGAGGAAGTCATCGAGATTCGAGTCCTGGTTGAGCACTGATTTGCCGAATGCTGGTCCTTTGCGGTTAGCTGGAGCTGGTGTGCATCTTCATGAAACATAATTTTAGCTTAAAAGAAAGCTCAATCCACCAAAAATGATATCTCTTCAGCTCATAATCATCGAAGCACGTGGTCGTGGGCTCACCCCACAAACAACTCATTGCTTCATGCGGGGTAACCGGTTTAAAATCCAAGCTTTCAGTCAGTGCTTGAGATGCTTCTGTGCATTAAAATGAACTTCGTATATCTGTCTTTAGACAATGACAAATAAGAGATCACCGTCATGGTCGAGACGAATAGGATAGAGATACTGGAAAATGCCCTAGAACAGCTTTTAGACGATTATAGAGGTATGTCttctgaagaaattttGCATCGCCAATTgaaaagctgatcaaggtaaatttcaagatttaCAAATACATGGAGTTACCAATTATGATGTACCTCCGTCTT
Proteins encoded:
- a CDS encoding serine/threonine-protein kinase ark1, translating into MSQPLSSMMGGLSLNGGGPASPSPVGRSTNNHSQNRLPPVLKKYMNPGLVRPPNTGLMSTSSNGYGESQRGPLLKLAGINVPIPPKSTTSSPAGKIKQHTAHGLHGPVHSTSSRALSSSINPNVPKHPITSHNHTSHTSQSQSKGLDLGRYDGGLEADLEGKEIVTGESAKMLEMDSGSSGIPLSLPAFQIGRPLGKGKFGRVYLARTKAPPHFIVALKCLHKAEIVQGKVEKQVRREIEIQQNLRHPNILRLYGYFHDSKRIFLVLEFAMKGELYKQLSKLGKFDEKRSSRYIAQMADALSYLHKKHVMHRDIKPENLLIGLKGELKIADFGWSVHAPSNRRNTLCGTLDYLPPEMIEGKEHTAQVDLWALGVLCYEFIVGGPPFEDMSGHAATYKRIRNVDLHIPDSVSPEAADLIRRLLRYVPEDRLALSEVLVHPWILKYQKKRSTGGIRES